In the genome of Cryptomeria japonica chromosome 8, Sugi_1.0, whole genome shotgun sequence, one region contains:
- the LOC131050091 gene encoding receptor-like protein EIX2 gives MSPISVMLNLTFALSMICPFINGCPADERNYLLDFKGGLLDPTGRLSSWQGYNCCEWKGVRCDFHSGHVISLHLKNPVTSYWDKPKNLSGAIHPSLFNLQYLQHLDLGNNDFDGASISPEFSKLQSLTFLSLASAGFGGEVPVELGNITTLRQLDLSADSRTYYFTTLQSRKFAGWIQNLRSLEYLAMNNVDMSMTNDHWRNALSSLPNLREIYLSWCNLEGTIPSLLNLTHLSDLDLSMNSFFSPLPAWFQNVSSLVSLDLSDNGVNGSIPSNFLHRSSLRNLDLSFNDLEGSLSFIQYQSSSIANLNLHRNWLDGIIPLFFVDFTELKNLVLANNYLTGDLPPLGSALGEVLPLSVIDLSLNKLTGNIPPSIGCLPLLRSLNLENNQLSGKIPDTLFKLARLENLKLSTNNLTGIFSLSMMDNFTELRELGLSNNSFTVSISSSWIPPFPHLRYLGMRSCNVEGDFPAFLSTQYSLVDLDLSDNKIVGAIPTWLWDLPVLEVVTLSNNQLQGFLPSVISKKFERVDLKRNKLQGSLPFFKNCMYFFDGSKNNFTGSLPATMYAGHILLSGNNLTGEIPSSFCSVHTELVPLSTIYLDLSKNNLKGTIPPNLWGCNQLVVLNLAENDLQGEIPEQMGKMRSLDTLNLYGNNLQGTIPSSIVNCGYLRVFDLGSNQIQGKIPVLFSELQRLRILNLASNQFEGTIPALLLELEFLQILDLSHNCLSGPIPKNLGKLYAMANESPNDESEFGRPVVEDDAFHDYYSLIPDQVTLWVKGRALPYEKIFKKFRFMDLSNNKLSGNIPPEVGLLKNLNALNFSRNNLSGPIPKSVGGLVQLESLDLSANKLSGRIPSELLNLTFLEVLNVSDNMLSGLIPQGKQFATFDASSFSGNPDLHGPPLENRTLSHGFGGNGSPGSQEESNNKEKQEEEEQKDDEMKRWWAVSVGLSYGVGFATVISVLCFQFRWRYEFFSFLDNLLPHIFGRWR, from the coding sequence ATGTCTCCCATTTCAGTCATGCTGAATCTCACTTTTGCCTTGTCGATGATTTGTCCCTTCATCAATGGATGCCCAGCTGATGAAAGAAATTACTTGTTAGATTTCAAAGGAGGCCTCCTCGATCCAACTGGTCGCCTGTCATCATGGCAAGGCTACAATTGTTGCGAGTGGAAGGGTGTTCGTTGCGACTTCCATTCAGGCCATGTCATCAGCCTTCATCTCAAAAACCCTGTTACTAGCTACTGGGATAAACCCAAAAATCTTAGTGGGGCGATACATCCGTCACTGTTCAATCTGCAGTATCTTCAGCATCTGGATCTcggaaacaatgattttgatggtgCTTCCATCTCTCCAGAGTTTTCAAAACTGCAGAGCCTTACCTTCCTTAGCTTGGCAAGTGCTGGATTTGGAGGCGAGGTCCCTGTGGAGTTGGGGAATATCACAACCTTGCGCCAGCTCGATCTCTCAGCAGATTCTCGTACATACTACTTCACTACTCTCCAGAGTAGGAAGTTTGCAGGATGGATACAAAACCTCAGAAGCTTGGAGTATCTGGCTATGAATAATGTGGATATGTCGATGACAAATGATCACTGGAGAAACGCCCTCAGCAGCCTCCCTAATCTTCGGGAGATTTACTTGTCTTGGTGTAATCTTGAAGGTACAATACCGTCTCTTCTAAATCTCACTCACTTATCCGATCTCGATCTTTCAATGAATTCATTTTTTTCCCCATTGCCAGCTTGGTTTCAGAATGTCTCGTCCTTGGTTTCCCTTGATCTGTCTGATAATGGTGTAAACGGTTCCATTCCTTCAAATTTTTTGCACCGTTCAAGTCTGAGAAATCTTGACCTGTCATTTAACGATTTGGAAGGAAGCCTATCTTTCATTCAATACCAATCTTCCTCAATAGCCAACCTTAACCTCCACCGGAACTGGTTAGACGGAATAATTCCTCTTTTCTTTGTGGATTTTACTGAACTTAAAAATCTGGTTCTGGCAAATAATTACTTGACAGGGGACTTACCTCCGCTTGGATCTGCATTAGGGGAAGTCTTACCACTTTCAGTAATCGATCTTTCCTTAAACAAATTGACGGGCAATATACCACCCTCTATTGGTTGTCTTCCTCTGTTGAGAAGCCTCAATCTGGAAAATAATCAGCTTTCAGGAAAAATACCAGATACCCTTTTCAAGCTCGCTAGATTAGAAAACCTGAAACTTTCTACCAATAACTTAACCGGGATCTTTTCTCTTTCCATGATGGATAACTTCACTGAGCTTCGAGAATTGGGCCTTTCTAACAACAGCTTTACAGTTAGCATTTCTTCAAGTTGGATTCCACCGTTTCCCCATCTGAGGTACCTGGGAATGAGATCTTGCAATGTTGAAGGAGATTTTCCAGCTTTTCTGTCTACTCAATATTCGCTAGTAGACTTGGACTTGTCAGATAACAAGATTGTAGGAGCTATTCCGACATGGCTATGGGATCTTCCCGTTCTTGAAGTGGTCACTCTTTCAAATAATCAGCTACAAGGTTTTCTACCCTCGGTAATATCCAAGAAATTCGAGAGGGTAGACTTGAAAAGAAACAAATTACAAGGTTCTCTTCCATTTTTCAAGAACTGCATGTATTTTTTTGATGGGTCAAAGAATAATTTTACTGGTTCACTTCCTGCTACAATGTATGCTGGTCATATACTTCTCTCAGGTAATAATTTAACTGGAGAAATTCCATCTTCATTCTGCTCAGTTCATACTGAGCTTGTGCCCCTCTCAACTATTTATCTGGACTTGTCAAAGAACAATCTGAAGGGCACTATTCCTCCAAATTTGTGGGGATGCAACCAGTTGGTGGTTTTAAATTTGGCTGAGAACGATTTGCAGGGGGAGATACCAGAGCAAATGGGAAAAATGAGGTCTCTTGATACACTAAATCTCTATGGTAACAATTTACAAGGTACCATTCCTTCATCCATTGTAAATTGTGGATACCTACGAGTATTTGATTTAGGGAGCAACCAAATTCAAGGGAAGATCCCAGTTTTGTTTTCTGAGCTGCAAAGGCTCCGAATCCTGAACTTGGCTTCAAATCAATTTGAAGGCACTATTCCTGCTCTCCTGCTTGAGTTGGAGTTCCTACAGATTTTAGATTTATCCCACAATTGTTTATCAGGACCTATTCCTAAAAATCTAGGAAAGCTGTATGCTATGGCCAATGAATCGCCTAATGATGAATCAGAATTCGGTAGACCCGTCGTAGAAGATGATGCCTTTCATGACTATTATTCCCTAATTCCGGATCAGGTTACTCTTTGGGTTAAAGGGCGAGCActtccatatgaaaagatattcaagaaattTAGATTTATGGACCTATCTAACAACAAGCTCTCAGGCAATATTCCTCCAGAAGTAGGTCTTCTCAAGAATCTAAATGCTTTGAACTTCTCAAGAAACAATTTAAGTGGTCCCATTCCAAAATCTGTGGGAGGCTTGGTTCAACTGGAGTCCTTGGATCTCTCAGCAAACAAATTGTCTGGAAGGATTCCCTCAGAACTTCTGAACCTCACGTTTCTtgaagttttgaatgtttcagacaACATGCTTTCTGGTTTGATACCGCAAGGCAAGCAATTTGCAACCTTTGACGCTTCTTCTTTTTCAGGAAATCCAGATCTACATGGACCTCCATTAGAAAATAGAACACTTAGCCATGGTTTTGGTGGGAATGGCAGCCCAGGTAGCCAAgaagaatcaaataataaagagaaacaagaagaggaagagcaaAAGGATGATGAAATGAAGAGATGGTGGGCAGTGTCAGTGGGATTGAGTTATGGGGTGGGATTTGCCACTGTAATTTCAGTGCTGTGCTTCCAATTCAGATGGAGATACGAATTTTTCAGTTTTCTGGATAATCTTTTGCCACATATCTTTGGACGGTGGCGTTGA